GAATAAGCTTGCTGCAGCAGAATTTGCTTACTGGTGGGCATCAAAAGAGGCTGGAAGGAAACTAATAGAGGCAGGAATGTCTCCTGTAAGAAAGGATCTATTATCTGATCCAGAACTTCAAAAGACAAGAAAGTGGTATCAAGCAACTTTAGAAGCCTTTAAATATGGAATAAGCCGTCCAAGATTTAAGGATTATGCAAGAGTATCTGAAGTGATACAAGTTTATTGGACAAAAGGAATAAGTGGTGAGCTAACTCCAGAACAAGCAGTAGATGCTATGTATAACGAGATAGAAAAAATACTAAAGGAGGGGGGCTATGGTCAATAAGAAGATAAGTCTCTGGCGGGGAAATCCCCGCCAGTTCCTAAATAATGTGCTGTTCCTTGGTCCTGCTATTATTTTCCTTATTTTAATGCTTCTATATCCTCTTGTCTATTCTTTCTACATGTCTTTACATAAATGGGAGCTTGCTCAAGTAACTCCCCCCTCTTTTATAGGTCTTAAAAACTATATTAATCTCTTTAATGATCCTTTGTTTTGGAACGCCTTAAAAATACAAGTTATATTTGTAGCTATAGCAATTCCCATTGAGCTTGTGATTGGTCTATTAGTAGCTCTTTTATTCCAAATAGAGTTTCCAGGCAATAGAACAATGAGAACTTTACTTCTTCTACCCTTCTTTATTCTTCCATCCCTATCAGGAACTACCTGGAGATTTATTCTCCATCCTACATATGGTGTTTTTGGAGCTATATATAGGTTCTTAGGAAAAGAGCCTGTGGACTGGCTAAGCAATGGTACTCTCACTTTCATAGCTGTTATTCTTCAAGATATTTGGAGAACCTGGCCCTTTATGTTTATCACCCTCTATGCAGCCCTTTCAAATTTTCCTCAGGAGTTAAAAGAGGCAGCTGCAATAGATGGTGCAAACAAAGTACAAACCTTTTTTAAGGTAACCCTTCCATTATTGGTACCTTCAATTATAGTAGCCTGTTTCCTTAGATTGATTGATGCGTTACGTA
This region of Dictyoglomus sp. NZ13-RE01 genomic DNA includes:
- a CDS encoding ABC transporter permease — its product is MVNKKISLWRGNPRQFLNNVLFLGPAIIFLILMLLYPLVYSFYMSLHKWELAQVTPPSFIGLKNYINLFNDPLFWNALKIQVIFVAIAIPIELVIGLLVALLFQIEFPGNRTMRTLLLLPFFILPSLSGTTWRFILHPTYGVFGAIYRFLGKEPVDWLSNGTLTFIAVILQDIWRTWPFMFITLYAALSNFPQELKEAAAIDGANKVQTFFKVTLPLLVPSIIVACFLRLIDALRIFSEVYVMTEGGPGNATTFLSIFIYKNAFRFFQMGYANAAGYILTIIALTISAIGLTRIFTREMY